In a single window of the Coffea eugenioides isolate CCC68of chromosome 3, Ceug_1.0, whole genome shotgun sequence genome:
- the LOC113764758 gene encoding glycine-rich RNA-binding protein 2-like has protein sequence MGSKTLLFLFISLAIALMITSEVAARELAETSTSVDNSNAVETDGYGGYRGGGYGGYRGGGYGGYPGGGHGGYHGGGYGGYPGGGYGGRGGGGRGGYGGYHGGGYGGYPGGGYGGRGGGGYGGRGGGYGGRGGGGHGGHPDEAVDAETAN, from the exons ATGGGTTCAAAGacacttcttttccttttcatttcctTGGCTATAGCTTTAATGATTACCTCAGAGGTTGCTGCTAGAGAATTGGCTGAGACTTCCACGTCTGTTGACAATT CTAATGCAGTTGAGACTGATGGCTACGGAGGGTACCGTGGAGGAGGATATGGAGGGTACCGCGGTGGTGGATATGGGGGCTATCCAGGAGGAGGTCATGGAGGATATCATGGGGGCGGATATGGAGGGTACCCGGGTGGTGGCTATGGCGGACGTGGCGGTGGCGGCCGTGGTGGTTATGGAGGATATCACGGGGGTGGATATGGAGGGTATCCTGGTGGTGGCTATGGAGGACGTGGTGGTGGTGGCTATGGAGGACGCGGTGGCGGCTATGGAGGACGTGGTGGTGGCGGCCATGGTGGACATCCTGATGAAGCTGTTGATGCAGAGACTGCGAACTAA